A single window of Myxocyprinus asiaticus isolate MX2 ecotype Aquarium Trade chromosome 34, UBuf_Myxa_2, whole genome shotgun sequence DNA harbors:
- the LOC127424875 gene encoding ras-related and estrogen-regulated growth inhibitor-like protein yields the protein MVVQVKTRIRYSSKSMEGNQQKVEANILLLGAENVGKSALTVRFLTRRFIGEYGDIESIYSHTDKIDGRDICFNIWDSLCPQNGEEPGCISERQLQWADGYILVYSICDRASFSVVRQQVQRIRQAKQKPASTAPIIIVGNKRDLQHRRTVSSEEGRLLALSADCGFFEVSAAETYHGVLMVFHELFELIREARALKKGTAGFKGIVRSMSAVFGRKRTE from the exons ATGGTTGTTCAAGTGAAAACACGCATTCGCTATAGCAGCAAAAGCATGGAGGGCAATCAGCAGAAAGTGGAGGCCAATATTTTGTTACTTGGAGCTGAGAACGTTGGAAAGTCTG CTCTTACTGTGCGCTTCCTGACCAGGCGGTTTATAGGAGAATATGGAGATATAG AGTCAATATACAGCCATACTGACAAGATCGACGGTCGTGATATTTGTTTCAACATTTGGGACTCGCTTTGCCCGCAG AATGGAGAGGAACCAGGATGCATCAGTGAAAGGCAGCTGCAATGGGCGGACGGCTATATCCTTGTTTACAGCATCTGTGACCGCGCAAGCTTCAGTGTGGTGCGTCAACAAGTCCAGCGCATACGGCAGGCCAAGCAGAAACCGGCCAGTACAGCTCCGATTATCATCGTGGGGAATAAAAGAGACCTCCAACACCGGCGCACGGTGTCCAGTGAGGAGGGTCGGCTGCTGGCGCTCTCGGCGGACTGTGGGTTTTTTGAGGTCTCCGCTGCTGAGACTTACCACGGTGTGTTGATGGTGTTTCACGAACTGTTTGAACTCATCCGAGAGGCGCGGGCGCTCAAGAAGGGCACCGCGGGGTTCAAAGGTATCGTGAGGAGCATGTCGGCGGTTTTTGGAAGGAAGCGGACTGAATAA